GTTGGTGCTTTCGTTTCTTGAAGAAATAAGTGCCTAAACAGTTATGATAGGAGGAGGATATTGTGGAATCATTTTTATGGAACCTTCAATTGGAAGAATATATCGCAACGATGGATCAATCAATTGAGATAGAACCAGAGTTCATCAAGTATTATCAACACTTGACAGAAGAAGGCAATCAGTTAGTTGAGCAGATTAATCCTGATACATTAGCTGCAAACTTACCTAAGTTGATGGCTATCGATGAAAAATGTACATTGGTTATTTTTTATATCCTTAATGGATCAGCGTTGGAAGATGGCGATGCAGTCAATACGATTCAAGTAATTGAGCAAGAATACAAAAAAACACATAGAGAAAAGTATATATTTGACCTTCCTGAATATGAAGAATGGTCGATTTCTCAAAGAATTATGTAACCGTTCTAACACGAATTACATATAAGCTTCAGCTTAAAATGATGGAAGTCAATCAAAAAACCAGTTACGTTGCACAAAATACGTAATAGGTTTTTTTGTTTTTTCAAGGTTGTTACCTAATAATAATATGTAAAAAATATTTTGTGAAAGCAAAAAGTTATTTACAAAAAGCAGAGAAGCTTGATAAAAGTAGAACGGGTTATGCATTCTCGGTGAAAGTGGAGAGAATAATTTTCCACTAGGAATACAAAAATAGCTCTTTTAATCATACACAATTTGTGTGCAATCAAAAAAACAGAAGAGAATCCCCGAATCTCGGCTAAAAGAGCTACTGTCCTTTGCTTCATAAAAGGAAGAATAGTTAATTTCTTCAGATAATTGTGATTTACGTAAGACTTCTCTTATTCATTACAGTTAACCTAAAAAAGCGGTCTAAGTCGAATAAGTAATGACGTAGACCGCTTTTTGAAGGAAATTATATTTCTTTTTATATATTTTTTAATAATAACTTGAAATTGAATTTCATAAATGGTATGATTCTCTTGTAAAGAGAAAGCGCATTCTTTTTTTACAAAGAGTTAGTTTGGCTATTATATTATCTAGTTTCATGAGCTAGATTTTAGAAGAAAAGATAAATTATAGCTGTGATAAAAAATGTCACAATCCTATTTTTAGAGAGAGCTGAACAAATCTTATTAGGCTTTTATATTCAAGGAGGGAACAAAATGGAAATATCTATCGGTATTATTCTTATTTTATGTCTTTACACAGCTGTCGGCGTGCTTGACCAAATTTCGATTCAAATCGGTCCATATACGCCACTATTTGCTGCAACATTTACGGGTCTGGTTTTGGGAGATATTCAAACAGGTTTAATGATTGGTGCAACATTACAATTGATGACACTAGGAGTAGCTACATATGGTGGAGCTACTGTGCCAGATTTTCTTTCAGGCGCTGTAATGGGTACAGCGTATGCGATTATTTCAGGACAAGGTGCTGAATATGGGATCGGCGTTGCAGTACCAATTGGATTATTATTGACACAATTAGATATTCTTGGCAGAATGACGAATACCTTTTTCCAACATCAAGCGGATAAATATGCTGAAGAGGGAAATTATAAAGGAGTAGAGCGAAGCAATATTTTAGGGATTTTTCCTTGGACGATTTCTCGTGTGATTCCTGTGTTTATTGGATTGGCTTTTGGTGAACAAGTTGTAACCGTTATTAATGAGTGGATTCCTGTTTGGGTGATGAATGGGTTGAAAGCAGCAGGAGCTATTTTACCTGCAATGGGAATTGCGATTTTGATGCGTTATTTACCGATTAAAACGTATTGGCCGTATTTTATTATTGGCTTTGTTTTACTTGCTTATGGTGCTGAATTCTTCTCTGTTTTGGGTGTTGCATTGATTGGCTTGGCGTTAGCTGCAATTTACGTAATGAATAGCAATAAAATCCCGGCAGCATCTACTGGAACAACTGTTTATGAAGACGATGAGGAGGTAGAAATTGATGACTAACAAATTAACGAAAAAAGACATTAATAAAGTCTATTTAAGAAATCTGTTTAGCTTACAATGGGGTTGGAACTATGAAAAAATGCAAGGACTCGGCTATTCATATGTAATTATGCCTGCATTAAAACGTTTATATAAAGATGATCCGGAAAAAATGAAAAAAGCACTTAAAACGCAATTAGGCTTTTTCAATACAACGCCAGCGATGTCTCATCTAATTATTGGTGCAGATATGGCACTAGAAGAAGAGATCGGAATTGAAGATGACCAAGCGATTACTGGGTTGAAAACGGGATTGATGGGGCCGTTTGCCGGCGTTGGAGATACATTGTTTATTGCGATTTATCGAGCAATCGTCTTTTCCATTGCTGCCTATATGGCTCAAGGCGGACAAGCTTTCGGATTAGCGATTCCACTAATCGCAGGTATTGCAGTATTGTGGGTACGTTATAAATTTACTTGGATCGGTTATCATCAAGGAAAAAAAATCGCTACAGAATTTGCCGACAAAATGAAAGTATTAACACAAGCTGCAGCTATTCTTGGACTAACGGTTGTTGGAGGATTGATTCCTTCGGTCATAACTTATAAACTAGAGTTGACGTATAAAATGGGCGAAGTGACATTATCTATCCAAGAAATGCTGGATAAAATTTTACCAGCACTGGTTCCACTATCTATCGTTATGCTGTCTTATTGGTTATTAGGGAAGAAAAAGATGAATTCAACTCGCTTGATTTTTGTCTTGATTTTACTAGGAATGCTATTAGGTAATCTACAAGGAATCACATCTTGGATCGGTAATTTATTTTAAAAAATTCTAAAAAACAAAGGATGAATAATTATGTCAATAGAAAATGCACGCGTTGATGAACGTCTAATTCATGGTCAAGTAGCCACTGTTTGGACAAATACATTAGGAGCCCAAAGAATCATGGTGGTAAATGATCTAGCAGTGAAAGATCAAATGCAGATTGGTGCGCTAAAAATGGCGAAACCGGCTGGTGTAAAATTGTCGATTTTATCGAAACGTAAAGCGATCGAAAAAATTTTGGCTGGTAATTATGAAGATGAAAAGGTCTTCCTAATTACAAAAGATATTC
The DNA window shown above is from Enterococcus sp. 4G2_DIV0659 and carries:
- a CDS encoding DUF7006 family protein, which encodes MESFLWNLQLEEYIATMDQSIEIEPEFIKYYQHLTEEGNQLVEQINPDTLAANLPKLMAIDEKCTLVIFYILNGSALEDGDAVNTIQVIEQEYKKTHREKYIFDLPEYEEWSISQRIM
- a CDS encoding PTS mannose/fructose/sorbose/N-acetylgalactosamine transporter subunit IIC, whose amino-acid sequence is MEISIGIILILCLYTAVGVLDQISIQIGPYTPLFAATFTGLVLGDIQTGLMIGATLQLMTLGVATYGGATVPDFLSGAVMGTAYAIISGQGAEYGIGVAVPIGLLLTQLDILGRMTNTFFQHQADKYAEEGNYKGVERSNILGIFPWTISRVIPVFIGLAFGEQVVTVINEWIPVWVMNGLKAAGAILPAMGIAILMRYLPIKTYWPYFIIGFVLLAYGAEFFSVLGVALIGLALAAIYVMNSNKIPAASTGTTVYEDDEEVEIDD
- a CDS encoding PTS system mannose/fructose/sorbose family transporter subunit IID, translating into MTNKLTKKDINKVYLRNLFSLQWGWNYEKMQGLGYSYVIMPALKRLYKDDPEKMKKALKTQLGFFNTTPAMSHLIIGADMALEEEIGIEDDQAITGLKTGLMGPFAGVGDTLFIAIYRAIVFSIAAYMAQGGQAFGLAIPLIAGIAVLWVRYKFTWIGYHQGKKIATEFADKMKVLTQAAAILGLTVVGGLIPSVITYKLELTYKMGEVTLSIQEMLDKILPALVPLSIVMLSYWLLGKKKMNSTRLIFVLILLGMLLGNLQGITSWIGNLF
- a CDS encoding PTS system mannose/fructose/N-acetylgalactosamine-transporter subunit IIB; protein product: MSIENARVDERLIHGQVATVWTNTLGAQRIMVVNDLAVKDQMQIGALKMAKPAGVKLSILSKRKAIEKILAGNYEDEKVFLITKDIQDMADLINGGVPLKAFNVGNISQKEGSTPIKKSVALTELDIQTIKELDGKGVKITAQMIPSESSESILTFIK